CTCAGTCTTTTGTTAACAGTTTTCATTTGTTATGTAAATTACCATTTGAATCTATCTGTAGTTTCCATTTCCTACTCATACTGTTAGGACTAGCCCAATCCAGGTTAATAAGGTCTGACAGTCTTCAACACACAAACCGTGTGTACACCAATCACAGTTAAGCAAtaatagtttattgaacacaccATAATACTAGACGTCGAGAATCATAAGAAGGAAAAGCCAAATTGTGGTACATCTGTCCTCAGGCAGGgattttacataaaataacaGGTTCAAACGTTCGAAGGCAAACAGTGAAGTGGTAACCTTTAAGCTGATTGATACTGAATATGATAAAAAGAGTGGTAGACAGGTAACAGACAGAGGACTTTTAGGGTACTCAGTAAATTGAGATAACAATACAAGTGATTCAGGTTTTTTGCTtattaataaaattctttaagTGTCAGCTATAGATAATTGTTTCTGAGATGTAGATTCTGAGAACTTGAACTTAATTTTACCTTATGAGCAAAATAGTGCTGAATACAAAATGGCTAAAGTTATGTTAAAAGGAGCAGGCCTCAACACAGCTATTTCTGTgagtatacattttatttttcttcaacagTGTATAATGTGATTGGTAGGTTTTGTAAGGAGTTATTGTGTTATTTGTAGTTATGGTTGCCTGGTTTAACATTTGTGATACTTCATTTACTAGAGTCTGATTTCTCATGTCTTTCTGCTACTTGTTATCTATTCTTTGCAGTTTAATTACCTAAGGGCTTATAAAACTATGTTTCCTTAAGCATTTTCTCTAGCtgttattaagtatttttaaacatattgcCTATTTGTGAAGCATCTTTTATGAAATGTATACAGAAattctgtttgtgttttaattagGATATTTACTGTTTATTTACCAGTTCTTGATGTTCAAaccttttttatttcctgttttcttccttcttgagtaACTTCTTTGGGGTATGAAAGCTTTTGAAGCACAAAAGtactgatttatatatttttactatgggggagggagagaaagagtagCTGtagacacatgtatgtgcagtcTGAATACAATTGTGAGAATAGTTGTCTCCTTCTTCCATATAGGTCCAAGTGATTGAATTTAGGTGGTCAGGCTTAGACTCCCACATTGGTTAAGCTATCTTGCCAGCCTATTGGGATTTGGAGGATTTATtcgttgtttgttctttttttgttgttttgctttgtttgttttaaaggccAGGGTCTCATTATCCTTGGTTTGCTGGCCTACACCAAACTATCCTTGAACTTAAAGAAATCACTTTGCCTGTGCCTTTTAATATGCTAGGACTAAAAACATGCACTAGCATctcctttttaaatcttttatgtcATTTGTTATATCATAGCCCAGAATAGGTAATTCTTTTTATCAGTATTCATAACAAAATAGATATAGAATACATGCTCGTATAGAtatactgtgttttcttttaagaattttataagttgtaattcttacatttttgttattcctTTTATATTGTCTTATGTATGATATACTTTTGTTCTGTATGTACATTTCTATAATATGATATTATTCACATCAAAGAAATGATATATATTACATGAAGTATTTAGTTTCTATactttagaataaataaataaataaataaataaataaagtctagaactttattttttctttggaaTTTATTGTGTCAAAAAGTTAAAGCTTGAAAAGGTGCCTATAATCTTAACTTTGTTAGTGAGATTCATATACAGAATaacaacaaacaataataataaatagaagTTCTTAACTTTGCTTTCTGTATACAGCTAAAGGTAGGTGATTGTAAACATCTTTTCTGCTTTACTGACATTTATAATAAATACTGATACATAgcctcattttaaatttttctaaatttgCCTGCTTTTTGGGGGAGAGGTATTTTTGAGAAGTATCAGAATCACCTATCAGAACCCACAGGGAAATGTGCTTGTactttttaatgtgaaaattggctactagatttttttttcattactttaATTTTCCCATAACAATTTGCTagttttttcataatttttttcttttccagtaggAACTTGTAATACTGTAGTAactgaatgttttctttaatgaataggaagaaaatgagagaaaaacacaAGTTAAAGACTATTCAGATAATGAATCAACATGTTCAGATATGTAAGTAACTGATGGTATTcatgtagttttcttttctcaaagtcatgccttcaccttttttttttctcctagttccagaaggagacagaaagtaccttttaaaaccataaaatgtGGTATTAACATTGACCTGTCTGATAACAAAAAGTAAGTCTAGTACTATTCGTATGAATGGAAACAAAGGGGGTTTCTGTATTGCAATTGTGTATTTTCCTGTTCCTTTCCATGTCCAGTACTTTGATTTAAAACtgtatcattttttaattatttttacaggTTATTAGTATAGTTTTTTCTTCTTACTAAAAAAGACCTAAGAGTTAAGgtgtcaacatttaaaaatagaaagtaacttttttatttttttttggtaggttatacattttattctttcactgACCTTTAATGTTGGATATTTTTGTCTTTAGAAAActcattactactactactgtttaTGTATTGACTTTTCCCTAGTAActataagatttttttaagaaCAAGGTAATTTTCATTACACAGAAGTTTTCACTGTAAACCTGTTATTTATTGCAGGTGGAAGTTGCAGTTACATGAGCTGACTAAGCTTCCTGCTTTTGTACGTGTTGTATCAGCAGGGAATCTTCTCAGTCATGTTGGCTATACCATACTGGGAATGAATTCAGTTCAACTTTGTATGAAAGTTCCAGGGAGTAGGATACCAGGTGATTGAAATGACCAAACATCTTGTTTAGTTGAAAGAAGTTAATGACATTTGTAAGAGACAGAGCTAATTTCTTACCATTtatccataatttttaaaaacagatattttaGGTTCTTTGTTATCTTTGAAATTTGTGTAATGACTCTAATAATAAAGGATAGAGTACTTTTTTTTCCAAagtgttttaaattctttttttcctatgcCAAGTACAATGTATTATTTTTCAGActttttttattggcttttttttttttaataatgtgaGTATTTTTCCCAGATAAATATCTATGAAAGTGTAAAGTGATCTTGcattccagaagagggtatcaggaaCTGTGGagagagaattacaggaaaatgaaacctggattctctggaagagcaaccagtgcctTTAACTCCGGAGCAGTCTCTCAATTCAATGTCATATTGGatctttcaaaatgttttttgGCATGGAGTAATGTTGCCAAATACAGATATGAATTTATAAGCATGTTCACTGATGGTAAACGAgctattttttactttatttttctatttcagtttCATTATGttgtacttattttttattgttcaAAGTTAAATGTAGTTCATTTGGTACGGACTGTGGTTGCACACATTGactttcaaatataaaaaaactTTCTCTACTACAGAATACAGTTTAGAAGGTAGTCTAATTAAAGTTATATACTGACAAAGTGTGAAAAATGGGTCTTTTGTACTTGAGAGGGAATGAATTATATGAAAGGGATTCATAGCCCTGTATGTTTGGAAACTCATTAATGGGAGTTGGTCTTaaatttctgcttctgcttccaaagtgctgggatgacaggcatgtacACTCTCACTCTTGATTGACTatgttttacaaatatatttgttcATTGATTTCTTCGTGTGAGTATGTTCAAAGATCAAACACTATCAACTTCTCTTTCTACATATTTTACTTTAACAATTATTTTCAAGTTTGTATGACTGCAGTTCTATTTGAGAtagttttatatctttttaatattttagtggCCCTTTTAGGAAATACTTTTAAAGTCACAAGGTTTCTGTAGCAAAGTGGAGTCACATGACTACCTGATGGTAATAGATTTGGAATCCCATCTGTACATTGAATATTAAGAGTAATATATCCTCTCCATTGATAAGTCAGTGATTTGCTTCTTGGGTAGATAGATAAAATCATACATGTGGCATGTGGGCATGCAAgcgtgtgcacaagtgtgtgcacgAGCGTGTACGCCCCTCCCACCCCAaaccccgccacacacacacacacacacacacacacacacacacacacacacacacacacacacacaccatgaaactCAGGTTATTAAGCACTTTTACAAGTTTGAAGATCTGACTTTAGAAGCCTAAAACTCATGTAAAAAGCTGACAAGCATTATGGcagctgcctgtaatcccagcactaaaatTACAGTCTGTTTATGACTTTAActattcccttttcttttcaggTCACCAAGAAAATAACAACTTCTGTTCTGTTAACATAAATATTGGTCCAGGTGATTGTGAATGGTTTGTTGTACCTGAAGATTATTGGGGTGTTCTGAATGACTTCTGTGAAAAGTAGGTTTCAGAAGTAAAGTTCTGTTAAGATAGGTCCAAACTGCTGCaagataaagttaaaaaaacaaaacaaaaacaaacctagaGCTGAGTTTCTTAGTGAAAATATCAATTTTTACTCCTGTATTTTCCATTATGAGTTTGTATAACTTCTATGGAACCAACAACTTTTCACCCCATATAGGGTATTAATGACAGACTAAAGAAATGATTCTATAGAAGTCAAGCTTGATAAGTATGGTGATAAGTATAAGTACAGGCTACACAGCAGGAAGGGGAAAACAATCCatgaaaaggcaaaaagaaaactcAGCTCAGCTTGATTTTATGTAACCAGTGCAGGATCAAGACTTCTATAGTCTGGTCcagatcattttattttaccttagCACAATTTAGGAAAAAAGTATTCAGATAAAAATTAACTTATTCCCAAGTACACAACAATTTAGGGCATGTTTACCTTGAGATTGTTTGCAGAGTACCTTTGGCTTCTTTTACAAGTGCTGTTTACTCAGAGATAGTGCTGGAGATTTTATATCTAGGGAGCTTGACATAAAACCTGTGGTAGGGGATTGTCTTGGCTCCAAGATTTTATAGAAGTCATATAATCTTAGTGTGTTCTAAAGCTCAGGTGACATCACTTATAAGAATGCATTTATGGTGTAAAAGATTAAAGGTAAAGAAGAAtctgaaataggaaaaaaacataaattgaaGAAATATGGGTAGAATCATCAGACAGGTTTTAAAAGTACATCATTCCTGGCATTCAGCAAAGAGCAGCTACACTCCTCACTCCATTGAAGAGATAAGCTATTTTCCTGGCTTctccagtgtttctctgtgtaaacagGCACTTTTTTGCCTTGTACAAGTAAGTCAGAGTGTGCTGGGGTTACTTATTTACTGGATTACTTATAGTCATATGGATGAGGGGTAACTTGTAGGAgggtgattaaaaataaaataaataaaataaaataaaaccttttctttgAAGGCAGTTATCAAATGTGTTTAGAATGGAGCTTctacctcccttccctctcaGCATTGGGACTCTAACTGACTTAGAACTCTGCAGGCTATATGCATGTAACCATAGTGCCTGTTTCTATGGTGCAGCAATATTTAGAAAGTCTTGTTGCCTTGGTGTCCctcatcccctctggctcttaaaatatttatacctGCTCTTGGGCAGGGTTCTTCCTTAGAGGAGAGATTTGACAGAGACATCGTATTTAGTACTGAGTTTCAAGGTCTCTTATTCTATTGCTCATGTATGGTTCTTTACATTTGTTTTCATCTACTTCAGGTGGAAGCTTCTGTGACGATATCTAAGTGAGATAATGATCTATGAGAATCACAGAATGTTGtttagtcattttattgctgtgttgcTTAGACAAGAGTAATATTTGGATTTCCCTGAGTCTATGGGTTCTCTAGTGTCAGGATCTTGGCTATTGAACATTACTGGGAGTAAGTTTCATCCCATCTTATTGCATTTCAACTAAACAGGCTCTTAATTTCAACCTGATAGTGCTTGGTTGaaaatttttgtattattttcacttttttttttttttttagtaccaCATCATATCTTGCTAGCAGGTCACAATTGTATAGGTTGAGTAGTTTAGCTCCATTGGTATATTATCTTTCTCTTCTGGTAGCAAGTAGAGTAAATTTTCtctacccattcctctgttgacagacatctagcttgtttccaatttctggctgttatgaacagGTGTCCTTGTAGACTACTTAAGTATGGTTTAGCTGGATCTTTCAGTAAgtggtttccattttttctgaagaaccaccaaaTTTTTCAAAGTGGCTGCAAGTTTGTGCTCCCACCATCAGTACATGAGTGTTTCCCTTATTCCATATTCTTGCCTACATGAGCTGTTACTTCTTTTATAGATCTTGACCATTCTAACTGGTGAGATGgtgaaatttcaaagtaattttgtttcacatttccctgatgactgagaatgttgaatatttaagGCAGATTACAGGAAGGCAAATAATtatctggagagacagagatgaaaggGAGAACCTGAACTCTTGGCCTGAACCTAGAGTTTGAATTTCATTGAATAGAGGTGAATAGGGATGAGAGGCACCTGTTACTTGTTACTAGACTGAAAGTGAGAATGGAGACATATGTAATGGAGAATACTAAGGATAGTATAATGTACTTTGAGTCCTGGTATAGTCCTAGGGCTTCTTgggtagaaaatattttttggtaTCAATGACTGACTGAAAGGAATGGGGTTGCACTATATATAGTTCAAAGGgataaagggaaggaaaagctGGATGTGCTCTGAGGTTCTTGGGGTCCATGGGTAATGGAGGTACTGTGGGATGAGAGGACATTGCAAACAGGTTGTTATAGGGCTTGGTGTCAGAGTGGAGAAATCGTAATTgagaacaagaaggaaaatgcaaatgctttctTGAGTCCAAGTTCAGAGTGGCCTAGTGGATTCCAGATAGAGTGTTTCTCAAATTTTATATTGCAATGGAAAACATAATAGTATTTTCAGCTGGCCAatggtgatgcacatctttaataTACTATAACTCATatacagatgcaggcagatctctgggggtttgaggtctacagagtgagttacaggatcgccacacagagaaaccttgtttcaaaaaactaAAGCAAAGAGGAGATAGAACTTGTTGAGATCATATGCAGAGGTTACTCACCATCACCGAttcagggatggggccacccaaccatctcaaaaatttaacctagaattgctcctttcaaaaggaaatacagggacaaagtgtggagcagagactgaaggaaaggtctcccagggactgccccacctgaggatctatCCCAAAGCAGCCACCAAAcgcagtcactattgttgatgccaagaagtgcttgctgactggagtcagctatgggtgtctcctgagaggctgtgccagagccctcCTGACACAGATGAGGAGGGTTCCAGCTAACTATTGGATTGAACCCCAGTGGTGgagatagagaaaagactgaaggagctgaaggggtttgcaaccccagaggaagaacaacaataccaaccgacCAGAGCCCACCATTGCTCCCAGGAAGTAAGCCACAgactaatgagtacacatgaagggacaaATGGCTCCatctgcgtatgtagcagaggatggcattatctggtatcaataggaggagaggcccttggtcttgtgtctcaatgacccagtgtaggggcatGCCAGGGCACAGAGATGGAGAGTGAATGCGTGGGTGattgaacaccctcatagaagcaggagcagggggaatgggatagggaatttgcagaggagaaactaggaaaggatttgaaatgtaaataaacaaaataaccaataaaaaagaaaactaaaaagaataatattttcaaattatctttGTAACTTAGTAGTGACCCCAGTAGTTGTGTAGGTATATTGCTATTTATGTATATTGGATAGTTTACTCCAATTTCATTTAAGTCAATGAATCCCCTAAACCCCATAGAAATACACATTCTATATAtggtcttttattttctaataataatttataatagatATAGGGGAAGTATCTAATttacaaggtttctctgtgtaggttcTGGTTCTTATATCTTCCGTTGTGATTCTTGTTCTCATAGTTGCATTTGTGATTCTACTCAAGAATTTATATATTACTAATTGATGTAAGTCACAGATCAATATATAAGTGTAATTTGAAGCTAACTTTTAGTTGAATAGGattttttatgcattttttcTCCCCCCTGATTTTATTATGCTTTTTTCTGAAAAACAGACAACTCCATGAAAACACtaaaatgaaaatcagaacaGACAAAAGACCAAGGTAgtcaaggggggaaaaaaaaaaaaagccaaaacaaagaaaacaaagcagaacccACCAAAATACCattggatttgttttgtgtttttgaataGTACTCATTTCTACTTGCCCTCTCAGCCCTGAGATCCAGTCTGGCATGGATCTTTTCAGGCCCTATGCCTGTTGCTATAGTATCTTTATGTTCATACAACTTTCAGGCCTGTTATGTATGGAAGATactgtttctttgattctttcaTCCCCTTTGCTCTTACAATCTTTGTAACTCCACTTTCTGAACATCTCCCTGAATCTTGAGGGGAGAGCTTTGATGATGATAttcacattttaaacatttcttgtgAGTCTGTTAGTGTTGAATATGATGTTTGAAACTTTACTTAAGTCAGTAATCATTTGTAGTTTGGATGAAATATTGTACTTTTTCAGTTCTGATGTCTtcactttgaaaaagaaatgcagCTTTTCCATTGTTTCACAGTTCAATATTTTAGTGAAGTAAATATAGCATTTTTAACTTACTGGCTCTTTTGACCTTCAATCAGACCTTCAGCACCAGAAGAATCTGAACTAAATGTATGCTTTAACTCTTTAAATTTGcgatttatattttgtttgtttgtttgtttgtttgtttgtttttactctgGGTTCTTAAATACTTATTTgtattcttccttcctcctagaaATAATTTGAATTTCCTGATGAGTTCTTGGTGGCCGAACCTTGAAGATCTTTATGAAGCAAATGTTCCTGTTTATAGGTTTATTCAAAGACCTGGAGATTTGGTCTGGATAAATGCAGGCACTGTTCACTGGGTTCAGGCTATTGGGTGGTGTAACAACATCACCTGGAATGTTGGTCCACTCACAGGTATTTAAAGTAGCACACCAAtgtagatttttttatattacagAAGATTTTTCCTTAGAgattgtgttttttaattttttttctgtgtgcacTAGTACATATGCCCATTTGGTGTATAAAGTTCTGTGCTTTGGTTTCAGTAGGTTCTGTGAAGACtactaaaatattttgttttagttatccagaatttaaagatgtttaaatttttaaagatttagttaatGCTTATgagttttgcttgcatatatgtctgacattattttatgtatttaagagttttgcttgcatatatttTTAGTGTGTTTTTTGTACCTACAGATATTAGAAGAGGGTTTTGGATTTCCTGGGATTGGAGATCCAGAaagttgggagctgccatgtgggtgctgggaattgaagcttTGATCCTtctgcaagaaaaacaaaagatcttAACCACTAAACTGTCTCCCCTATTCTTTAGAATTCTTACTTCATGTTTCCAGGAAGCCTTTAGTATGTTTAAAATCAGTAAATAATTCTTCAGCACCAGAAgaatatgttttatatgtttcATATGTTTTATATTGCTAGACCTCAGTTCACCGTCTACAATATTGTGGACTAAAAGTAATCATAATTTGAAATGATGaaacaacaaaatgtaaaaatatcataGCATAAGGTCTTTAGAATAGGGATTGCTCATTACAAGTCAGTAATCTGTTATAGTTAAACATAATCTATTAGTGCATTTAGACTTTTCAGAATTGGTGGACTTAAAACTGATATAATAGGATTCTCATACATTTTGTTCAATTTTGTTACTTTATAACAACTATTGTCTTCCTAGCCTTCCAGTATAAATTAGCAGTTGAACGATATGAATGGAACAAATTGCAAAGTATCAAGTCAGTAGTACCCATGGTTCATCTTTCATGGAATATGGCACGAAATATCAAAGTCTCAGATCCAAAGCTTTTTGAAATGATTAAGTAAGTACTTAATTTTTCCcccaattacattttttaaacttattttgggACAATGTGTACATGCCATATTACATGTAGAACTCAGCGGAAAACTTGCACTGGTTTGATTCTTTAATTCTACCATGTGTATAATATTGATTAAACTCAGATTGTCAGCCTTGACGCACTGAAAATGTCAACATCCTTAagtatatttctttctctcctcttctccccactcttttcttcttttggtccttttttaaaatttttttaatgtttttaagatttattatataggtgttctgcctgcatgtatggcttCAGGCCataagagggcaccagatcttattGTAGATGGTTGTAAGGACCAtgtgaactcaagacctctggaagaacagccagtgcttttaacatttgagccatctctccagcactttcttttttattcttgatGTTTTCTTCACTGAAGAACTCTACTGATATTAAGTAAACATAGTAATAAATAGGCTTGTCAAAATTATATGagtatacaaataataaaatacttattaaagATAAATATGACCTTAGTGTGATACAGCCATCAATATTATATTAATTCTCAACATTTGCTAAGACAGTGATGACTTATTATACTACAAAATGATTAATATATTCttattaaatatacttttttttattttccatatatttattgGCCACTCAGTTTCAGAGTCATTCTATTTGCTCATTTATTGATTAGATTGCTTGCTTTGATggtatttgactttttttttcctccatatttattaacttggttatttcttatttacatttcaattcttattctctttcccggtttcctggacaacATCCCCAAAccctatcccctcttcctccccttctatattgttTTCCCTCCCATCCTGCCCCCGTACGCTctccccaaacaatcacattcactggggaagttctagtcttagcaggacccaggcttccccttcctggtgctcttactaggatattcattgctacctatgaggtttggagcccagggtcagtccatcatatagtctttgggtggtaggcttagtcctggaaactctggttggttggcatttattgttcatatgggtctcggaagccccttaagctcttcagttctttctctgat
The sequence above is a segment of the Rattus rattus isolate New Zealand chromosome Y, Rrattus_CSIRO_v1, whole genome shotgun sequence genome. Coding sequences within it:
- the LOC116889632 gene encoding histone demethylase UTY-like, with protein sequence MDPYNLIMLGTEVEQEENERKTQVKDYSDNESTCSDISRRRQKVPFKTIKCGINIDLSDNKKWKLQLHELTKLPAFVRVVSAGNLLSHVGYTILGMNSVQLCMKVPGSRIPGHQENNNFCSVNINIGPGDCEWFVVPEDYWGVLNDFCEKNNLNFLMSSWWPNLEDLYEANVPVYRFIQRPGDLVWINAGTVHWVQAIGWCNNITWNVGPLTAFQYKLAVERYEWNKLQSIKSVVPMVHLSWNMARNIKVSDPKLFEMIK